The genomic stretch AGCTTGTCGCGGAACAGCGTCTGGTACGCCCCGCGTTCCTCGGGTCGCACCGTGAACAGCACGAGCCCGGCGGTGAGCCGGTCGAGGCGGTGGGCGGCGCCGAGGGCGGGCAGGCCGAGTTCGCGGCGCAGGCGGGCGAGGGCGGTCTCCTTGACGTGACTGCCGCGCGGGGTGGTGGCCAGGAAGTGCGGCTTGTCGACGACGACGATGTGTTCGTCGCGATGGACGATCTCCAGCGGGAACGGCACGGGGACCTCGTCCGCCAACTCCCGGTGGAACCAGACGAACATCCCTGGCGTGTAGGCCGTATCGCGCGTGAGGGCCTGTCCGTCGGCCCCGAAGAACAGCCCCTCCTCGAACATCCGCTCCACGACCCCGTCCCCTGCGGAGAGCCGCTCGACGAGATGCTCCCGTACGGTTCCCCACCGTCCTTCGCCCGGCAGCCGTACCCGCACCGGGTCGACACCGTCGCGCTGGGGCAGCGGGGAAGGCGGGGGAGGGGTCCTGCGTCTCACGCCGAGGGCGCGCTTTCCTGTTCCGCCTCGATGCGGGCGTTCCACTCCCGCTTGGACGCCTGCCAGCCGTCCTCGTTGTGGCCGAGGCGCCAGTAGCCGGAGATGGAGAGGTCCTCGCGGGGGATCTCGCGCTCGACGCGCAGCAGGCGGCGGAGGTCCTTCACGAAGGCGGCCTCGCCGTGGACGAAGGCGTGCAGCCGGCCCTCGGGGAAGGGCAGGGCCCGGACCGCCTCGGAGACGGCCTGGCCGACCGGACGGTCGCCGCGGTGCAGCCAGGTCACGTCCACGTCGGAGTCGATCTTCTGCTCCTCCTCCGGACCCGCGACCTCCACGAAGGCGAACGCCTGCGCGCCGGCGGGCAGCGCTTCGAGGGAGCGGGCGATGGCGGGCAGCGCGCTCTCGTCGCCGACGAGGAGATGCCAGTCCGCGGTGGGATCGGGGGCGTAGGCGCCGCCGGGGCCCATGAAGCGCACGGTCTCACCCGGCTCGGCCCGCAGTGACCAGGGGCCCGCGATGCCCTCGTCGCCGTGGATCACGAAATCGAGGGTCAGCTCACGGTGCTCGGCGTCCCAGGCGCGGACCGTGTAGGTCCGGGTCACCGGCCACTGCTCGCGCGGGAACTCCTCCCGGATCCGCTCCAGGTCGAAGGGCTCGGGATAGGTGACGCCCTCGGGGCCGAAGAGCAGCTTCACATAGTGGTCCGTGCAGGTGTCGGCCGTGAACCCGGCCAGACCCTCCCCGCCGAGCACCACGCGCTGCATGTGCGGGGTCAGCCGCTCGGTGCGGACGACCTGCGCGGAGTGGGGCCTGCGCGGCTTGCGGGCAGGGCGTTCTGCCATGACGGCCTCCCTCTATAAGCTTAGGTTTACCTAAGTTAGCACCTTCATCCAGCTTTTGACTCCTGCGGCAAAGGGCGTGAAGGAGAATTTAAGGGACGAATTCCCTTCTCAGTGAACCTCATTCACTCGATGGGGAACGTTCCTTCACACCGCCAGCGTCGTCAGCAGCCGCTGCAAAGATCCCCCGAGCCCCCAGCGCTCCGCCAGCCCCTGGAGTGCGGCCTGATCGTGCGGAGTGCGGGGGAGTGCGGTCTCCACGTCCGGCAACGGTACGTCGTCCGCGACCCGCACGACCGTCGGCGCCACCGCCACATACGGCCGCGACTCGTCCAGCCGCTTGCGCTGCGTGGGTGTGAGCTTCGCCTTGGGGTCGTCCAGCGCCGCCATGATCCCGCCCAGGTCGCCGAACTCGGCCAGCAGCTTGGCCGCCGTCTTCTCGCCGATCCCCGGCACCCCCGGCAGTCCGTCGCTCGGGTCGCCGCGCAGCAGCGCCAGATCCGCGTACCCCCGGCCGTCCACGCCGTACTTCTCGCGCAGCCATGCCTCGTCGGTCATCTGGAGCGTGCCCACGCCCTTGAGCGGGTACAGCACCCGGATCCCGCGCGCGTCGTCCACCAGCTGGTACAGATCGCGGTCCCCGGTGACGATGTCCACCGGGCCCTTCGCCCGCGCGGTGAAGGTGCCGATCACATCGTCCGCCTCGTACCCCGCGACGCCCACGCGCGCGATGCCCAGCGCGTCGAGCACCGCCTCGATGACCGGGACCTGGGGCGAGAGGGTGTCCGGCACCTCCTCCTCGTCCGGACCGGTCTCGTGCTCCTCGGCGACGCGGTGCGCCTTGTACGAGGGGATGAGGTCGACCCGCCACTGCGGGCGCCAGTCGGCGTCCATGCACGCCACCAGGGCGTCCGGACGGTGGTCCTTGACCAGGCGGTCGATGAAGTCCAGCAGACCGCGCACGGCGTTCACCGGAGTGCCGTCCGGGGCCTTCACGGAGTCCGGGACGCCGAAGTAGGCGCGGAAGTAGAGCGAGGCGGTGTCGAGAAGCATCAGTCGTCCGGTCACGCAACGCATCATGCCGTACCCCACTGACACCGGCTTTCCGGCGCAACGTGTTGCGTTCTGCGCATCGGGTTGTGAGCTGGCCCACTTGTTCGTTTGTGCTCGGAGATCAGGGGCAGGCGCGCCTCGGAGCGGTGTAGTTGCTGCATTCAACTGTTGCGCGACGCGCTCCGTTTTCCTTGCCGTCGAAACAAGAGGTACGCGTGTCAGCGAGACTAGAGGCCGAACATCTCTACAAGGTGTTCGGCAGGCGAGAAGAGCAGGCGGTCGAGCGGCTCCGCGCCGGAGCCGACCGGGAGGAACTGCGCGCCGACGGCACCACCGCCGCCGTCATCGACGCCTCCTTCACCGTGGAACCCGGCCAGATCTTCGTCGTCATGGGCCTGTCCGGCTCGGGCAAGTCCACGCTGCTGCGCATGCTCAACGGCCTGCTGGAGCCGACCGCCGGACACGTCCGCTTCGACGGCCAGGACCTGACCGCGCTCAGCGCGCGCGACCTGCGCGCGGTCCGCGCCAACAAGATCAGCATGGTCTTCCAGCACTTCGCGCTCTTCCCGCACCGCAGCGTCGTCGAGAACGCCGCCTACGGCCTTGAGGTCCAGGGCGTCGCCAAGGCCGAGCGCCTCGCGCGGGCCACCGAGGCGCTGGAGCTGTGCGGCCTCAAGGGCTGGGAGAAGTCCTGGCCCGACGAGCTGTCCGGCGGTATGCAGCAGCGCGTCGGCCTCGCCCGCGCCCTCGCCACCGACGCCGACCTGCTGCTCATGGACGAGTCCTTCAGCGCGCTCGACCCGCTGATCCGCCGTGACATGCAGGACCAGCTGCTGGAACTCCAGACCGAGCTGAAGAAGACGATCGTCTTCATCACCCACGACCTCAACGAGGCCATGCGCCTCGGTGACCGCGTCGCCGTGATGCGCGACGGCCGGATCGTCCAGATCGGCACCGCCGAGGACATCCTGGTGCGCCCCGCCGACGACTACGTCGCCTCCTTCACCCAGGACGTCGACCGCTCCCGGGTGCTCACCGCGGCCGCCGTGATGGACAAGGACGTACGCGGGGACGAGGCCGACTGCGGCTGCGAGAGCGGCTGCGAGACCGCGACGCCCGACACGCCGTTCACCGAACTCTGCGCGATCAGCGCCCGGTTGAGCCACCCGGTGGCGGTGCTGGACGCGCAGCGGCAGCTCGTGGGCGTGGTCCCGAACCGGCGATTGATCAGCTTCCTCGGTGAGGAGGCCGCCCGTGCCTAGGATCGAGTTCGGTGCGTGGGTCAACGACGGGGTCGAGTGGCTCACCACCCACATGGGCTGGCTGTTCGACTTCTTCGAGCAGGTCTTCCGCGGCGCCTACGACGGCGTCGACGCCGTCCTCCAGGCCCCTGAACCCCTGCTGCTGGTAGGCATCTTCGCGGTGATCGCGTGCTGGCTGCGCGGCACGCTCGCCAGTGCCCTCACCTTCGTGGGCTTCGCCTTCGTCATCTCCCTCGACCTGTGGGAGGACGCGATGGTGACCCTGTCGCTGGTCCTCGTCGCCACGGTCATCGCGCTGGTGATCTCGGTGCCGCTCGGCATCTGGGCGGCGCGCTCCAACCGGGTCAGCGCGATCGTGCGGCCCGGCCTTGACCTGATGCAGACGCTGCCCGCGATGGTCTACCTGATCCCGGCGATCCTCTTCTTCGGCAGCGGCGCCGCCGCGGGCATCGTCGCCACCCTCGTCTTCGCGCTCGCCCCCGGTGTGCGCATGACCGAGCTGGGCATCCGCCAGGTCGACAAGGAACTGGTCGAGGCCGCCGAGGCGTTCGGCACCAGCCCCCGCGACACCCTGCTGCGCGTCCAGCTCCCGCTCGCCCTGCCCACCGTGATGGCCGGCGTCAACCAGGTCATCATGCTCGGCCTGTCCATGGCGGCCATCGCCGGCATGGTCGGCACCGGCGGCCTCGGCGGCGACGTCAACGAGGCCATCGGCCAGCTCAACATCGGCCTCGGCGCCGAGGCGGGCATCGCCATCGTGATCCTGGCGATCTACCTGGACCGGATGACCAGCGCGCTGGGCACCCAGGTCTCCCCGCTCGGCCGCCGCGCCGCCGCCCGGCTGCGCGCCGCACAGGGCCTGACGATCTGGTCCTACCGCCCCCGCGCCTCCGTCGCCGTGGTCGGCGTCGTGGTGCTCGCGCTCGTCGCGGGCGGCATGGGCGTCTTCGGCGGCGACAAGACCGAGCCGGTCGCCGACGGCACCGACGTCGGCCAGGGCAAGAAGATCAGCATCGGCTACATCCCCTGGGACGAGGGCGTCGCCTCCACCTTCCTGTGGAAGGAGATCCTGGAGCAGCGCGGCTACGAGGTCGAGGCCAAGCAGTTCGACGCGGGCCCCCTCTACACCTCGCTCGCCCAGGGCGACATCGACTTCCAGACCGACTCCTGGCTGCCCGTCACCCACGAGCAGTACTGGAAGAAGTACGGCTCCCAACTGGACGACCTGGGCTCCTGGTACGGCCCGACCTCCCTCGAACTGAGCGTGCCCGCCTACATGAAGGACGTCGACTCCCTCGACGACCTCAAGGGCAAGGCCGGGCAATTCGACGGGAAGATCACCGGCATCGAGTCCAGCGCCGGAATGATGAGCCTGCTCAAGAGCAAGGTCCTCAAGGAGTACGGCCTGGACCAGGAGTTCAAGGTCGTCGACAGCTCCACCCCCGCCATGCTGGCCGAGCTGAAGCGGGCGTACGACAAGAAGGAACCGATCGTCGTCACGCTGTGGTCGCCGCACTGGGCGTACAGCGACTACAAGCTGAAGAAGCTCAAGGACCCCAAGGGTGCCTGGGGCAAGGGCGACGGCGTGCACACGCTGTCCCGCAAGGGCTTCGCCCAGGAGAACCCGGTCGTCGGTGAGTGGCTGAAGAACTTCGAGCTCACCGAGGACCGGCTCACCGGCCTGGAGTCGGAGATCGTCAAGGCCGGAAAGGGCCGCCAGCAGGACGCCGTGCGCACCTGGCTCAAGGACCAGCCCGGTCTCGTCGACAAGCTCGCCCCGGTCAAGGACACCGAGATCCCGGCCGAGGCGAAGCGTCCGCTGGACGTGGCCTGGTTCCCCTGGGACGAGGACATCGCCGTCACCTACCTCTGGAAGAACGTCCTGGAGCGGCGCGGCTACCGGCTGAACCTCAAGCAGATGGACGTCGGCCCGGTCTACACGGGCCTGGCCTCCGGCGATCTGGATCTCAACTTCGACGCCTGGCTGCCGTATGCCCAGAAGAACTACTGGGACAAGAGCAAGGACAAGCTGCACGACCTGGGGACCTGGTACGAGCCCACCTCGCTGGAGCTCGCCGTGCCGTCCTACGTGAAGGGCGTGGACTCGCTGGAGGACCTCAAGGGCAAGGGGGACACCTTCGACGGGAAGATCGTCGGGATCGAGCCGGGCACCGGGGAGATGAACCTCCTCAAGACCGAGGTGCTGCCCGGCTACGGCCTGGACGAGGAGTACGAGGTCGTCGACGGCTCCACCCCGGCGATGCTCGCCGAGCTGAAGCGGGCCTACGCCAAGAAGGAGCCCATCGCCGTCGTGCTGTGGTCGCCGCACTGGGCGTACAGCGAGTACGAGCTGACCAAGCTCGAGGACCCGCAGAAGTACTTCGGAGAGGGCAACACGATCCGGACGATCTCCAACCAGGAGTTCCCCGAGCTTTACCCCCGGCTCACCCGGTGGATCAAGAATTTCCGGATGAGCGAGGACGAGCTGGGCACCCTGGAACAGGAGATCAAGGACCGCGGCCAGGGCCATGAGGAAGAGGCCGTCGCCGCGTGGCTCAAGGAGCACCCTGACATGGTTCAGCGGATGGCACCGGCCGCCTAGTCCCGCGCGAGCCCCGATTCCGGCGGGCGTCCGGCACACCTGACCGTGCCGGACGTCCGCCTTTTTTCGCCCGCGAAATCCGGCCAACCAGGGTGATCGGACGCCTCTCACCGGTCAGGGATTGCCGGGCGCATGAAACGGTTTGCCGAACATGCGTAGGGTGCAGAGAACTCTTCAGAGGAGTCGGCACCGCGAACACAGGACTCGGCACCGGAACGACGGGCGAAGGAGGGAGCCGGAGCGATGGGCGACCACAAAGAACAGCCCCTGCGGGTGGGCGCGGCCGTGCGGCGGCGTCGTCGCGCGCTGGAGCTCACCCTCGCCGTCGTGGCCGAGCGCAGCGGCCTGTCGGTGCCTTTCCTCAGCCAGGTCGAGAACGACCGGGCCCGCCCCTCCAGAAGCTCCCTGGAGAAGCTCGCCGACGCCCTGCGCACCACGGCCGTCGAACTCCTCGCCGCGGCCGACCCGGCGTGCAGCGTCGACGTCGTACGCGCCGAGTGCGCCGAGCCGCCGCCCGAGCCCCGGACGCGCTCCCTGGTGCGCGGCCACCACCAGATGCACGCCTCCGAGTTCACCGGTGACCACGAAGCGGGCCGCGAGATCCAGTACCGCAACGACCAGTTGATGTACGTCGCCGACGGCGCCGTCGAGATCGAGGCCGAGGGCCGCGCCTACCGCCTCGGCCGCGGGGACACCCTGTACCTCACCGGCGGGGTCCGCCACCGCTGGCGCGCCACCGTGCCGGACACCCGGGTCGTCGTCGTGGCGGTGGCCGAGCACATCGAGGCCGTCCAGGACCGGCCCCGCTGATGCGGGTCGTCTCCCTGGTGCCGTCCCTGACGGAGGCCGTGGCCGTCTCGGTCCCCGGCGTCCTCGTCGGCGCCACGGACTGGTGCACACACCCGGTCGGCCTGGACGTGACCCGGATCGGCGGCACCAAGAACCCGAAGGTGGAGCGGATCCTCGATCTCGCCCCCGATCTGGTGATCGCCAACGAGGAGGAGAACCGCGCCCCCGACCTCGCGGCCCTGCGCGCGGCGGGCGTCGAGGTGCTGGTCACCGAGGTCCGCGACGTCCCGCAGGCCCTGCGGGAACTGGACCGGGTACTGACCGCGTGCGGCGGCCGGACGCGCCCGCGCTGGCTGGACGAGGCCGAGGAGACCTGGACGGCACGGCCCGCCCCGGACCGCCGTACGACGGCCGTGGTGCCGATCTGGCGGCGGCCCTGGATGGTGCTGGGCCGCGACACCTTCGCCGGAGACGTCCTGGCCCGCCTGGGCGTGGACCACGTCTACGCGGCCCACGAGGACCGCTACCCGCGCATCCCCCTGGAGGAGCTGCGGGCGGCGGCCCCGGACGTGGTCGTCCTCCCGGACGAGCCCTACCGCTTCACGGCCGACGACGGCCCGGAGGCCTTCCCCGGACTGCCCTGCGCGCTCGTCAGCGGACGGCACCTGACCTGGTACGGACCGTCACTGGCAAAGGCGCCGCAAGTGCTGGGCGCGGCCCTGCGAGCAGCGCTCCGCTGAGCAGCCCGCGCGCGGTGTGCGCGCCGGCGACCAGCCAGGCGGCGACGAGCAGCGCGTACAGGCCGACCGCGAGCCCGTCGTACACCACGAGCCCGGTGTGCCGGGCGAGGGACTCGGCGCCGGTGACACAGGTGCCGACGGGGAAGGTGAACGCCCACCAGGTCATCGCGAAACGCATCCCCTGGCGCCGGGCGCGCACCACATGCGCGGTGGCGAACCCCAGCCACAGCACCGCGAAGCCCATCACCGGCACGCCGTACAGCACGGCCAGCACATCGAAGCCCTGGCTGTACGGGGCCGGTACGACGCCCGGCGCGTACTCCGCGAACTTGCCGACGGCGGTCGTCGACTGACCGAGCGGACCCAGCACCAGGAACAGGGTCGGGGTCAGCGCGAGCGGCAGCGGCCCGACGGTGACCAGCCGGGCGAAGACCAGCGGCAGCATCAACAGGGTCGCGAGCAGGCTCAGCCCGAACATCGCGAAGCAGGCCAGCAGCAGCGTCTCCTGAGCCTGCCCGGCCGGGAGATACGGCACCAGCAGAGGCCCGAGAGCGGCGGACACCATGGGCGCGACCAGCGGCAGCAGCCACACGGGGGTGGCCTGACCGGGCTCCACCCGGTGGCGTACGGCCATCAGGTACGGGACGGCCACGGCGGCCGCGAGCCCGATGGCGGTACCGGCGGTGAACAGCACGACGTCCAGCGCGACCGCCGCCTCGGTGCCGATCCAGTCCCGGCCGACGGTCAGGGCGCCGCCGCCGACCGCCAGCAGGGCCATGGAGAGGCAGCCGTAGAAGGGGGCCGTCGCGGGGTCCAGGAGGTGGGCGCGGGCCTGGTCGCGGTGGTGGGTCCAGTGCAGGGCCCGGGCGGCGAGGAGCGTGCCGAGCATGGCCAGGGACAGGGCCCAGACGGCGGTGAGCAGAGCGCGGGGGACGGGCACGGGGAGCGCGGCGCCGGCGGTGGCGACGATGGCGGTTCCCATGACGGAGGCGTACCAGTTCGGTCCGAGGTGACGGACCGCCAGGGCACGACGATGGGGCTGGGCGGCGGTGACCATGTGTCCACGGTCGCGCGCGGGCGGGGCCGCGACCAGGGAGTACGTTTCTATGAGGGCATAAGCTGGACTTATGAGCAGTGCGGTGACTACATCCCTGGCCCACCGGGTGCCCGACCTCGGGGCGCTGGAACTGCTGCTGGCCGTGGCGCGGCTCGGCAGTCTCGGCGGGGCCGCGCGTGAGCTGGGGATCACCCAGCCCGCGGCCAGCAGCCGGATCCGGTCGATGGAGCGGCAGCTCGGGGTGGCGCTGGTGGACCGGTCGCCGCGGGGCTCACGGCTGACGGACGCGGGTGCGCTGGTGACCGACTGGGCGCGGCGGATCGTGGAGGCGGCGGAGGCCTTCGACGTGGGCGCGCAGGCGCTGCGGGACCGGCGGGACTCGCGGCTGCGGGTGGCTGCGAGCATGACGATCGCGGAGTATCTGTTGCCCGGGTGGCTGCTGGCGCTGCGCGCGGGGCGGCCGGACACGGCGGTGTCGTTGCTTGCGGGCAACTCGACGGTGGTGGCTGAGCGGCTGCTGGCCGATGAGGCGGATCTGGGGTTCGTGGAGGGGCTCACCGTCCCGACGGGGCTGGACTCGGTGGTGATCGCCCATGACCGGCTGATCGTGGTGACCGCGCCTGGTCATGCCTGGTCCCGGCGTCGGCGCCCGCTGACGGCGGAGGAGTTGGCGGTGACTCCCTTGATCCTTCGGGAGAAGGGGTCGGGTACGCGGCAGGTGCTCGACATGGCGCTGGGGGGTCTTGCCCGGCCACTGATCGAGCTGTCCTCCACTACTGCCGTGAAGGCGGCGGCGGTGAGTGGCGCAGGGCCTGCGGTGTTGAGTGAGCTGGCCGTTCGGGAGGAGTTGTCGATGCGGCGGCTGGTGAGCATTCCGGTGGCGGATGTGTCTCTGGCGCGGGATCTTCGGGCGGTCTGGCCCACGGGGCATCGGCCTGTGGGGCCGGCTCGGGATCTACTGCATCTGACGCGGAGCTAGGCACTCCTCCACCAGCGCCCGCATCACCCTTACGTCCTCACCCATCTCCGGATGCCACTGCACCCCGAGCACCCAGCCCTCGGCGCTCGGCAGCTCCAGCGCCTCCACCGTGCCGTCCGCCGCGTGTGCCGACGGGACGAGGCCGGTGCCCAGGCGGTCCACCGACTGGTGGTGGTACGTCGGTACTGCGGTCTCCTCCGGGGCGATATCGGCGTAGAGCGTGCCCTGCACCGGCTTGACGGTGTGGCGGCCGAACTCGCCGACCACCTCTGCGTGGCCCTCCAGGTGCTGAACCAGCGTGCCGCCCAGGGCGACGTTCAGCAGTTGCATGCCTCGGCAGATGCCCAGCAGGGGGAGGCCTGCCGTCAACGCGGCCTTGATCAAGGCCAGTTCCCAGGCGTCCCGCTCGCGCGCCGGAGGGCCCGTGCGGGGGTGGCGCTCGGCGCCGTAGTGGACGGGCTCCACGTCGGGGCCGCCCGCGATGACCAGTCCGTCCAGGCGGGACACCGTTGCCGCCGCGTGTTCCGGGGCGTCCGGTGGCAGCATCGCAGCCAGGCCGCCCGCCCGCTGGACCAGCCGTGGGTAGCCGGCCGGCAGCAGGGCCGCCTCCAGCTCCCACACGCCCCAGCGCGCCCCGGCCTCCAGATA from Streptomyces davaonensis JCM 4913 encodes the following:
- a CDS encoding siderophore-interacting protein, which translates into the protein MAERPARKPRRPHSAQVVRTERLTPHMQRVVLGGEGLAGFTADTCTDHYVKLLFGPEGVTYPEPFDLERIREEFPREQWPVTRTYTVRAWDAEHRELTLDFVIHGDEGIAGPWSLRAEPGETVRFMGPGGAYAPDPTADWHLLVGDESALPAIARSLEALPAGAQAFAFVEVAGPEEEQKIDSDVDVTWLHRGDRPVGQAVSEAVRALPFPEGRLHAFVHGEAAFVKDLRRLLRVEREIPREDLSISGYWRLGHNEDGWQASKREWNARIEAEQESAPSA
- a CDS encoding LysR family transcriptional regulator; protein product: MSSAVTTSLAHRVPDLGALELLLAVARLGSLGGAARELGITQPAASSRIRSMERQLGVALVDRSPRGSRLTDAGALVTDWARRIVEAAEAFDVGAQALRDRRDSRLRVAASMTIAEYLLPGWLLALRAGRPDTAVSLLAGNSTVVAERLLADEADLGFVEGLTVPTGLDSVVIAHDRLIVVTAPGHAWSRRRRPLTAEELAVTPLILREKGSGTRQVLDMALGGLARPLIELSSTTAVKAAAVSGAGPAVLSELAVREELSMRRLVSIPVADVSLARDLRAVWPTGHRPVGPARDLLHLTRS
- a CDS encoding RluA family pseudouridine synthase, which encodes MRRRTPPPPSPLPQRDGVDPVRVRLPGEGRWGTVREHLVERLSAGDGVVERMFEEGLFFGADGQALTRDTAYTPGMFVWFHRELADEVPVPFPLEIVHRDEHIVVVDKPHFLATTPRGSHVKETALARLRRELGLPALGAAHRLDRLTAGLVLFTVRPEERGAYQTLFRDKLVHKEYEAVAPYDPALRLPTTVRSRIVKERGELAAREVAGEPNAVSRVELAEHRGDGLGRYLLRPATGQTHQLRVHMTALGVPILGDPLYPVVTDPVPAGDFRRPLQLLARALEFTDPVTGAEHRFRSGRVLGAWASYDTWDGQ
- a CDS encoding TDT family transporter, translating into MVTAAQPHRRALAVRHLGPNWYASVMGTAIVATAGAALPVPVPRALLTAVWALSLAMLGTLLAARALHWTHHRDQARAHLLDPATAPFYGCLSMALLAVGGGALTVGRDWIGTEAAVALDVVLFTAGTAIGLAAAVAVPYLMAVRHRVEPGQATPVWLLPLVAPMVSAALGPLLVPYLPAGQAQETLLLACFAMFGLSLLATLLMLPLVFARLVTVGPLPLALTPTLFLVLGPLGQSTTAVGKFAEYAPGVVPAPYSQGFDVLAVLYGVPVMGFAVLWLGFATAHVVRARRQGMRFAMTWWAFTFPVGTCVTGAESLARHTGLVVYDGLAVGLYALLVAAWLVAGAHTARGLLSGALLAGPRPALAAPLPVTVRTRSGAVR
- a CDS encoding ABC transporter permease/substrate binding protein codes for the protein MPRIEFGAWVNDGVEWLTTHMGWLFDFFEQVFRGAYDGVDAVLQAPEPLLLVGIFAVIACWLRGTLASALTFVGFAFVISLDLWEDAMVTLSLVLVATVIALVISVPLGIWAARSNRVSAIVRPGLDLMQTLPAMVYLIPAILFFGSGAAAGIVATLVFALAPGVRMTELGIRQVDKELVEAAEAFGTSPRDTLLRVQLPLALPTVMAGVNQVIMLGLSMAAIAGMVGTGGLGGDVNEAIGQLNIGLGAEAGIAIVILAIYLDRMTSALGTQVSPLGRRAAARLRAAQGLTIWSYRPRASVAVVGVVVLALVAGGMGVFGGDKTEPVADGTDVGQGKKISIGYIPWDEGVASTFLWKEILEQRGYEVEAKQFDAGPLYTSLAQGDIDFQTDSWLPVTHEQYWKKYGSQLDDLGSWYGPTSLELSVPAYMKDVDSLDDLKGKAGQFDGKITGIESSAGMMSLLKSKVLKEYGLDQEFKVVDSSTPAMLAELKRAYDKKEPIVVTLWSPHWAYSDYKLKKLKDPKGAWGKGDGVHTLSRKGFAQENPVVGEWLKNFELTEDRLTGLESEIVKAGKGRQQDAVRTWLKDQPGLVDKLAPVKDTEIPAEAKRPLDVAWFPWDEDIAVTYLWKNVLERRGYRLNLKQMDVGPVYTGLASGDLDLNFDAWLPYAQKNYWDKSKDKLHDLGTWYEPTSLELAVPSYVKGVDSLEDLKGKGDTFDGKIVGIEPGTGEMNLLKTEVLPGYGLDEEYEVVDGSTPAMLAELKRAYAKKEPIAVVLWSPHWAYSEYELTKLEDPQKYFGEGNTIRTISNQEFPELYPRLTRWIKNFRMSEDELGTLEQEIKDRGQGHEEEAVAAWLKEHPDMVQRMAPAA
- a CDS encoding helical backbone metal receptor — translated: MRVVSLVPSLTEAVAVSVPGVLVGATDWCTHPVGLDVTRIGGTKNPKVERILDLAPDLVIANEEENRAPDLAALRAAGVEVLVTEVRDVPQALRELDRVLTACGGRTRPRWLDEAEETWTARPAPDRRTTAVVPIWRRPWMVLGRDTFAGDVLARLGVDHVYAAHEDRYPRIPLEELRAAAPDVVVLPDEPYRFTADDGPEAFPGLPCALVSGRHLTWYGPSLAKAPQVLGAALRAALR
- a CDS encoding helix-turn-helix domain-containing protein codes for the protein MGDHKEQPLRVGAAVRRRRRALELTLAVVAERSGLSVPFLSQVENDRARPSRSSLEKLADALRTTAVELLAAADPACSVDVVRAECAEPPPEPRTRSLVRGHHQMHASEFTGDHEAGREIQYRNDQLMYVADGAVEIEAEGRAYRLGRGDTLYLTGGVRHRWRATVPDTRVVVVAVAEHIEAVQDRPR
- a CDS encoding gamma-glutamyl-gamma-aminobutyrate hydrolase family protein yields the protein MPGRPLIGVSTYLEAGARWGVWELEAALLPAGYPRLVQRAGGLAAMLPPDAPEHAAATVSRLDGLVIAGGPDVEPVHYGAERHPRTGPPARERDAWELALIKAALTAGLPLLGICRGMQLLNVALGGTLVQHLEGHAEVVGEFGRHTVKPVQGTLYADIAPEETAVPTYHHQSVDRLGTGLVPSAHAADGTVEALELPSAEGWVLGVQWHPEMGEDVRVMRALVEECLAPRQMQ
- a CDS encoding quaternary amine ABC transporter ATP-binding protein, giving the protein MSARLEAEHLYKVFGRREEQAVERLRAGADREELRADGTTAAVIDASFTVEPGQIFVVMGLSGSGKSTLLRMLNGLLEPTAGHVRFDGQDLTALSARDLRAVRANKISMVFQHFALFPHRSVVENAAYGLEVQGVAKAERLARATEALELCGLKGWEKSWPDELSGGMQQRVGLARALATDADLLLMDESFSALDPLIRRDMQDQLLELQTELKKTIVFITHDLNEAMRLGDRVAVMRDGRIVQIGTAEDILVRPADDYVASFTQDVDRSRVLTAAAVMDKDVRGDEADCGCESGCETATPDTPFTELCAISARLSHPVAVLDAQRQLVGVVPNRRLISFLGEEAARA
- a CDS encoding 5'-3' exonuclease, translating into MRCVTGRLMLLDTASLYFRAYFGVPDSVKAPDGTPVNAVRGLLDFIDRLVKDHRPDALVACMDADWRPQWRVDLIPSYKAHRVAEEHETGPDEEEVPDTLSPQVPVIEAVLDALGIARVGVAGYEADDVIGTFTARAKGPVDIVTGDRDLYQLVDDARGIRVLYPLKGVGTLQMTDEAWLREKYGVDGRGYADLALLRGDPSDGLPGVPGIGEKTAAKLLAEFGDLGGIMAALDDPKAKLTPTQRKRLDESRPYVAVAPTVVRVADDVPLPDVETALPRTPHDQAALQGLAERWGLGGSLQRLLTTLAV